From the genome of Candidatus Zixiibacteriota bacterium, one region includes:
- a CDS encoding translocation/assembly module TamB domain-containing protein, translating into MLKKLAKYAALGAGALLVMAVAVTVFLSLPPGERWLKSFAANQLETALGRSVAIGSLETDVFSSTVLRDVRIDGRGNDDRFGSLSVGRIDLQYRILSVLSGRFTLSSIIIDSVHVELLRDSGGTLILPFESVEDSTAAPAPPEDDAGALKLPVIVEQATVSALTIRYRDIPMAVDCELRFGSLSVVYDEADSYLCEIELPIITAGIDSIALPSVAAFTRMIVSPDSVLLDTLHASIGGLNVDASGTLLLAADTSFAASMTVRGRTDSLLQPLTRYFGLPTVQPSGDLDVVVQAGGDLHSPKSDAVVSLPAVTAGPVGIRQSNLRLSYASDTLTIDTIHVPTLGGTVAGRMTIVLDSVVRADAGLSFVSIDAAELWGALYDGPSPYRGRLDGSITASRTGDGLTDMTVQAHIGGRELAFRETALPDLNGTVDLREGNLSVAIELDELSLTAQTTIRDQTLDGRFAWNVPRLDIVAGLANLAEVRGKLGGSGTIAGTTDHPQLTADIHGSRLSYRSFPVDTLAADLTYGDSGLTVRSFFVEGVIDSIDESSPPFGIDSLHGSVAYSATAQGTVDRPTARARAVLKSFHYGSYSLDSAIMAVRLDNRTAVLDTAAVFARSLSLSLSGFCDLDSLVGAVDLRLADSRPRDDGADSDDGVTVKTIDAGWVVIDFNLADSAAIAVVARGERISLGALAVVSDSLPIDGTLSFEGAFRGSLQRPDVELLVSVHQPRYDALSLDSVTFRSTLSPEALTIDSCIVDGLGKRLTLEASVPLKRDRDGMPSIDQSGAIRAEISTRDFDLNALTPFIGEGRALDGRMSIDLAVDGSIDHPHVSGTVGVQDASLVAAPGMDTLSDIQVNLQLADSILLVEQARAHIRRSPVALSGSLMLRSDTTLDLSLSFETEQYGGLTLNGSVARNSLELLAQSDTLRLEPFRSFLPEIDTIGGYLICRITASGSLDRPALNGFLSIRDLAVKAALLDSAITDGTADITFTRDQVVIDTLSAHVGAGRMWMSGWLRFDDSSLTSADVRAYARGITASSEKLFAFGVDSADIQYAGSAGSFTLGGPVALAETRFVRSFDLTDVVAWLKSVEQVERTASPWQRNTTLDIRLRNSGPLWIDNNLAHIRLSTGVGIVGSVADPNLTGRIRIEEGYILYLDREFNIVRGVALFSDPAAINPDLDFAATAEVTGYSGTSAITYVIALEVTGPLDQYQLRLTSPSHPNLSRSDIISLLTVGATREQLTGRSQQDVLVDRAGELVSRRIAGYASRQIEEAFGLSEVSVQGNLFDSERDGGAQVLVSKRLSQRVKVTYSTRVGGRNDQTIRLDYRLSDRWSVEGETSQTGEAVLNIKYGLRFK; encoded by the coding sequence ATGCTCAAAAAGCTTGCAAAATACGCGGCACTCGGAGCCGGTGCACTGCTGGTGATGGCAGTTGCTGTCACCGTATTCCTGTCGCTTCCGCCGGGGGAGCGATGGTTGAAGTCTTTCGCAGCGAACCAGCTCGAGACGGCGCTCGGTCGATCCGTCGCTATCGGTTCGCTCGAGACTGACGTTTTCTCGTCGACCGTACTGCGCGACGTGCGAATCGACGGACGCGGCAATGACGACCGCTTCGGCTCTCTATCGGTGGGACGGATCGACCTCCAGTACCGAATCCTCAGCGTTTTATCCGGCAGGTTTACACTCTCATCGATTATCATCGATTCCGTCCATGTCGAACTCCTTCGAGACAGCGGCGGTACGCTTATTCTTCCGTTCGAAAGCGTCGAAGATTCGACCGCTGCCCCTGCACCGCCCGAAGACGATGCCGGCGCCCTGAAGCTTCCGGTCATCGTTGAACAAGCGACAGTGTCGGCGCTCACGATTCGCTACCGAGACATACCGATGGCTGTCGACTGTGAACTGCGCTTCGGTTCGCTTTCCGTCGTCTATGACGAAGCCGACAGCTATCTGTGTGAAATCGAGCTACCGATCATCACTGCCGGTATCGACAGTATCGCGCTACCATCGGTCGCCGCGTTTACTCGGATGATAGTGTCCCCTGATTCCGTGCTGTTGGACACGCTGCATGCATCTATCGGTGGCTTGAATGTCGACGCATCGGGCACGCTGCTGCTCGCTGCGGATACGTCGTTTGCCGCATCGATGACCGTTCGCGGCCGCACCGATTCGCTGCTCCAGCCGCTCACACGGTACTTCGGTCTCCCGACCGTGCAGCCGTCCGGTGATCTTGATGTTGTTGTTCAGGCCGGTGGCGATCTGCACTCGCCCAAAAGCGACGCCGTAGTAAGCCTGCCGGCGGTCACCGCAGGTCCGGTGGGGATTCGGCAGTCGAATCTCCGCCTGTCATATGCGTCCGACACCCTGACGATTGATACGATTCACGTGCCGACACTGGGAGGGACGGTTGCCGGCCGCATGACGATTGTGCTGGACAGCGTCGTGCGCGCCGATGCGGGCCTCTCGTTCGTCTCGATCGACGCCGCCGAGCTGTGGGGAGCCCTGTATGACGGTCCTTCACCATACCGTGGGCGGCTCGACGGGTCCATCACGGCATCGCGTACCGGTGACGGCCTCACCGATATGACGGTGCAGGCGCATATCGGGGGCCGCGAACTCGCGTTCCGTGAAACGGCGTTGCCGGACCTGAACGGAACGGTCGATCTTCGAGAGGGCAATCTCTCTGTGGCAATCGAGCTGGACGAGCTGTCGCTGACAGCTCAGACTACCATCCGCGACCAAACCCTGGACGGCCGCTTCGCATGGAACGTGCCGCGACTGGATATCGTTGCCGGACTGGCAAATCTTGCCGAGGTGCGCGGAAAACTGGGCGGCTCCGGAACGATCGCCGGTACAACCGACCATCCGCAACTGACGGCCGACATCCATGGCTCGCGGCTTTCTTACCGATCATTCCCGGTCGACACGCTCGCCGCCGATCTCACGTACGGCGACAGCGGACTGACTGTTCGGTCCTTTTTTGTTGAGGGCGTGATCGACTCGATCGATGAAAGCTCCCCGCCCTTTGGTATCGACTCCCTTCACGGGAGTGTGGCGTATTCGGCCACGGCCCAGGGCACGGTCGACCGCCCGACGGCACGAGCGCGGGCCGTACTCAAATCGTTTCACTACGGCTCTTACTCCTTGGATTCGGCGATTATGGCCGTGCGACTGGACAACCGCACCGCAGTGCTGGACACGGCCGCCGTTTTCGCGCGGTCTCTCAGCCTCTCGTTGTCTGGTTTCTGCGATCTGGACAGCCTCGTCGGCGCGGTTGATCTCCGGCTGGCAGACAGCCGTCCCCGGGATGATGGTGCAGATTCAGACGACGGCGTGACTGTCAAAACTATCGATGCCGGGTGGGTCGTAATCGACTTCAATCTGGCCGATTCCGCCGCGATTGCTGTCGTTGCCCGTGGTGAGAGGATCTCATTAGGTGCGCTCGCCGTCGTCAGTGACTCTCTCCCCATCGACGGCACGCTCAGTTTCGAAGGAGCCTTCCGCGGATCACTGCAGCGACCCGATGTGGAACTTCTCGTTTCTGTTCATCAACCCCGGTACGATGCGCTGTCACTCGACTCAGTCACGTTTCGCAGCACCCTCTCACCGGAAGCGCTCACGATTGACTCATGTATTGTCGACGGCCTCGGCAAACGGTTGACCCTGGAAGCGTCCGTCCCGCTCAAGCGCGATCGCGACGGTATGCCGTCAATCGACCAGTCCGGAGCTATCCGCGCCGAGATATCAACCCGTGACTTCGATCTGAATGCGCTCACGCCGTTCATCGGCGAAGGACGCGCCCTTGATGGCCGCATGTCGATTGATCTTGCGGTTGACGGTAGCATCGACCATCCTCACGTCTCAGGTACGGTCGGCGTGCAGGACGCCTCACTGGTCGCTGCGCCGGGGATGGATACGCTGTCCGACATACAGGTGAACCTCCAACTGGCTGATTCGATACTCCTGGTCGAACAGGCCCGGGCGCACATCCGCCGCTCCCCGGTGGCTCTGAGCGGGTCACTGATGCTTCGAAGCGATACCACGCTGGACCTTTCCCTGTCGTTTGAAACCGAGCAGTATGGCGGCCTGACGCTCAACGGCTCAGTCGCACGGAACAGCCTGGAACTTCTTGCCCAGTCCGATACCCTTCGCCTTGAACCCTTCCGCTCTTTCCTTCCGGAGATCGATACGATCGGAGGGTACCTGATCTGCCGGATAACGGCGTCGGGCTCCCTCGACCGACCGGCCCTGAACGGGTTCCTCTCGATCCGCGATCTTGCGGTCAAAGCCGCACTGCTGGATAGCGCCATAACCGACGGGACGGCCGACATCACGTTCACACGCGACCAGGTCGTGATAGACACGCTCTCCGCGCACGTCGGGGCCGGACGCATGTGGATGAGCGGCTGGCTTCGTTTCGACGACAGCTCCCTTACATCGGCCGACGTCCGCGCATATGCACGAGGCATTACCGCTTCGAGCGAAAAACTCTTCGCTTTTGGCGTCGACTCCGCAGATATCCAGTACGCGGGATCCGCGGGCTCATTCACGCTGGGGGGACCGGTCGCGCTGGCGGAGACGCGGTTTGTCCGTAGCTTCGACCTTACCGACGTGGTGGCGTGGCTGAAGTCAGTCGAACAGGTCGAGCGCACGGCGTCACCCTGGCAGCGCAACACCACGCTCGATATCCGCCTTCGTAACTCCGGTCCGCTCTGGATCGACAACAACCTTGCTCATATCCGCCTGAGCACGGGTGTCGGCATTGTGGGCTCGGTGGCTGATCCAAACCTCACCGGGCGCATCAGGATCGAGGAAGGCTACATCCTGTACCTGGATCGTGAATTCAATATCGTACGGGGAGTGGCGCTGTTCTCGGACCCCGCGGCTATCAACCCCGATCTCGATTTCGCCGCCACCGCCGAAGTGACCGGGTATTCCGGAACGTCAGCCATCACTTACGTGATCGCGCTCGAAGTCACGGGGCCGCTCGATCAGTACCAACTGCGTCTTACGTCGCCGTCCCACCCGAACCTCTCCCGGTCGGACATCATTTCCCTGCTGACGGTCGGCGCCACGCGCGAGCAGCTTACCGGTCGGAGCCAGCAGGATGTTTTGGTCGACCGCGCCGGTGAGCTGGTCAGCCGTCGCATCGCCGGATACGCCTCGCGACAGATCGAGGAAGCATTTGGACTCAGTGAAGTGTCGGTACAGGGGAATCTGTTCGATTCGGAGCGCGACGGCGGGGCTCAGGTACTGGTGTCCAAACGTCTGTCCCAGCGCGTCAAGGTCACCTATTCCACGAGAGTCGGCGGACGAAATGACCAGACAATCAGGCTCGACTACCGCCTGTCCGATCGCTGGTCGGTCGAAGGGGAGACCAGCCAGACCGGCGAAGCGGTCCTGAATATCAAGTATGGACTGAGGTTCAAATGA
- the bamA gene encoding outer membrane protein assembly factor BamA gives MTRLLCIIGVIVAGVSSGVSAAPQRQDRPKVRIVSIDGNSLFTDDRLLKLMATRPPGFLSSTRYHEALFNDDLDNVLAFYRGHGHLDAFISDTSVTLDSATNTVDIRFALDEGPQTTVEAFAVFGNTVFADSTVLARIPLKPGDPCSPVALQNGTLAVLRMYADTGYLDARVEPAMKVNESTHRAVIDLVVSENRQVTIDSVLIAGLDMTNEHVVLRELEFGAGDILSYGKLLQAQRRLYLTGLFESVFVRPDGAAPGAANRRNVVVEVTESMYGEFNVAAGYGSVEKPRVRIEISHRNLAGTARQLGGRIDASFIKQGITASFTEPRTIGSRWRTDINALFELQQEPSYDLTRYGWRAAIGRSVLQNGTLTFTYRFENTSLTKVEALDYPDDIDPRIRSLSVSFANDTRDDPFDPRRGSLVDIRAELAGGFLRGTNSFARTEMNAKRYWPAGRYTTFASAARVGWQDAFGSSGDIPISERFFAGGPTALRGLEYQRAGPVDNLGNPLGGKFIFVWNVIEVRRIIYKVLGAALFLDVGNVFPAITDFSIGDLRASAGPGLRAGTPIGILRLDWGINLDRKSGEPAGQVYFSMGHAF, from the coding sequence ATGACGCGGCTGTTGTGCATCATCGGAGTGATTGTCGCCGGCGTTTCATCCGGTGTATCGGCGGCGCCGCAGCGGCAGGACCGCCCGAAAGTGCGAATCGTCTCGATCGACGGAAACTCGTTGTTCACGGACGACCGGCTGCTGAAACTCATGGCCACCCGCCCTCCCGGCTTCCTCTCCTCCACCCGTTATCACGAGGCGCTGTTCAATGACGATCTCGACAATGTCCTCGCGTTTTATCGGGGCCACGGGCACCTCGATGCGTTTATCAGCGATACATCCGTGACCCTCGACAGTGCGACCAACACGGTTGACATCCGGTTTGCGCTCGACGAAGGCCCGCAGACGACAGTCGAGGCATTCGCCGTCTTCGGCAACACCGTATTCGCTGACTCGACGGTCCTCGCCCGTATCCCGCTGAAGCCGGGTGATCCGTGCAGCCCGGTCGCGCTGCAAAACGGAACGCTCGCGGTGCTTCGCATGTACGCGGACACGGGCTATCTCGATGCGCGCGTCGAACCGGCAATGAAAGTGAACGAGTCCACACACCGGGCGGTCATTGATCTGGTCGTCTCAGAGAATCGGCAGGTGACGATCGACAGCGTCCTGATCGCGGGGCTGGACATGACGAACGAACACGTGGTGCTTCGCGAACTGGAATTCGGGGCCGGCGACATCCTGTCGTACGGCAAATTGCTGCAGGCGCAGCGACGGCTCTACCTCACCGGGCTGTTCGAGAGCGTTTTCGTACGGCCCGACGGAGCGGCGCCGGGGGCCGCCAACCGACGCAATGTCGTCGTCGAGGTGACTGAGTCAATGTATGGAGAATTCAACGTGGCCGCCGGTTACGGCTCGGTGGAGAAGCCGCGAGTCCGCATCGAGATTTCACATCGAAACCTCGCTGGAACCGCGCGTCAGCTCGGCGGCCGTATCGACGCCAGCTTCATCAAACAGGGTATCACCGCCTCGTTCACCGAACCACGGACTATCGGCTCCCGGTGGCGCACCGACATAAACGCGTTGTTCGAACTGCAGCAGGAACCCAGCTACGATCTCACGCGGTACGGCTGGCGGGCGGCAATAGGCCGTTCCGTGCTGCAGAACGGCACGCTCACGTTTACCTATCGATTCGAAAACACCTCGTTGACCAAAGTCGAGGCGCTTGACTACCCCGATGATATCGATCCGCGGATTCGGAGTTTGTCGGTCTCGTTCGCGAACGATACGCGCGACGATCCGTTTGATCCCCGGAGGGGCAGTCTTGTCGATATTCGTGCGGAGCTGGCGGGCGGCTTTCTTCGGGGAACGAACAGTTTTGCCCGAACCGAGATGAATGCCAAGCGCTACTGGCCCGCCGGCCGCTACACGACATTCGCCAGCGCCGCACGCGTCGGATGGCAGGATGCGTTTGGATCGTCGGGCGACATTCCCATCAGCGAGCGGTTCTTTGCCGGGGGACCCACTGCCCTGCGCGGCCTCGAGTACCAGAGAGCCGGGCCCGTCGACAACCTCGGAAACCCGCTCGGGGGCAAATTCATCTTTGTCTGGAATGTGATTGAGGTGCGCCGAATCATTTACAAGGTGCTCGGTGCAGCGCTGTTTCTCGATGTCGGCAATGTCTTCCCCGCGATCACCGACTTCTCGATCGGCGACCTGCGGGCCTCGGCCGGTCCGGGCCTTCGTGCCGGCACGCCGATCGGGATTCTCCGCCTCGACTGGGGGATAAATCTCGATCGGAAGTCGGGCGAACCCGCCGGTCAGGTGTATTTCAGCATGGGGCACGCCTTCTAA
- a CDS encoding sigma 54-interacting transcriptional regulator, which produces MEQRVTVTDYDLIERLSETPISEAWLAVHRSTGRKCFLKLSRPDSPLGGQVAAERLYHSYQQQRILRSRLLITAKSRGFFEGREFAEYPWLDDAHRQVLTTATFWRRFPESLTGICAAVDLLHSLGLVHCDLKLSNFLVSSDDNAASVRLIDFDFLMPAYADLERRIVGTYEYMAPEITAGERVSPESDNYSIGVLVRRCLADAPPDHPRVQALATLSEQLTQPDALDRPTWLLGAVERSGAVDAAAVRSAEKCVLASGLIMRLYEVRSRLAAGLMRPSEFLKGQRCLGLPDELLQELDRAFGRSRRRTIVAARRFVGESEVRHLADSWHISAPDKAYERLYGALEAVASHDGQHLELQKSVDLSDALQDARKLRAENKPLRAYLRLSPALDHARGTNVAVSAELRADGLIEAGELCLLLTRSGDALACFREASGVLAAGSDRYYRACRAMVQIAATVGESAGASQLVDRVLGEFGPGERTAWKLEFRRLRAFLDGSLGQPQKADKDLSLLLEEAEKIGDLELVAKVHLTCSAVKSHMGKHEEARLHAILSAVTARRAGSTDVLFSAYTSLCILGLDAARYGKAIRYGERALRLAVTPLTRLFLGTLHLSLTALYARLSEFERGEASLSDLRSLFATEVTSGRLAQYYWSRGCLLLFWGKLREAETHLRHALSILSPAGSFREWNNTLTNLSDLELYRGRHDRCRRMSEQAVALAEQCEDVPARAEAYYRQLVVALVEHKQGSDEDYLATLSLLLRTGCYANGAVLLLFMILYCDRSTVRQALSIAADAFPVMESSGEPVMKATALLRGICEVPEETPTDAIPDLKRAYQILMANGRRFAAMHICRRIADLYAAGAESKVAHKFYLQARHLADAMDNRVFTAAIEPDLTRTSERDTLAAGRLQAFLNISRILRRIDNYERALQEVVRFAATETGAERGVLLLQAAGTGEFRIKTSLNCDLQSLQDITDFSRSIPAFVAQQRSPLLIDDAMRDERTRDYRSIIAHNIRSVLCVPVWSDEELVGALYLDHHTIPAMFDESDFTFVTALSNFLSVILGAVEKVRTVSVKAAQLTEDLVRTGAGPEIITKSPKVRALLEGLQTLARTGSPLLFQGESGTGKELFCDLVHRLSRRADRPFVKLNCSAVTETMYEAELFGVARRSVTEVDGRLGRFEMADGGTLLLDEVGDMSKAMQAKVLRVLETGEYERVGNPRTHYCDVRIICATNRDLEKMVATGEFRLDLLYRINQMTIVLPPLRERTEDIAPLTAYFLEKFSPTPSHRPRIGEGIMNLFMRYQWPGNVRELRNVIERCCLMRPGKDVRLEDLPTALQDFRRPEVVDAPKRSRKVMLDALRSADWDVAVASHRAGIPSKELQGLDEVQERTFIRHRLETHRGNISRAARAAGIPLTTFRRRMKRYHL; this is translated from the coding sequence ATGGAGCAGCGCGTAACCGTCACGGACTATGATCTGATCGAGCGTCTGTCGGAGACGCCGATCAGCGAGGCGTGGCTGGCGGTACACCGGTCGACCGGCCGAAAGTGTTTTCTCAAACTCTCGCGGCCCGACTCGCCGCTGGGCGGGCAGGTGGCCGCCGAGCGCTTGTATCATTCCTATCAGCAGCAGCGAATACTCCGCTCGCGGCTGCTCATCACTGCGAAGAGCCGCGGGTTCTTCGAAGGCCGGGAATTCGCGGAGTATCCCTGGCTTGACGATGCGCACCGGCAGGTGCTCACGACGGCGACATTCTGGCGTCGATTCCCGGAGAGCCTGACGGGCATCTGTGCGGCGGTCGATCTGCTCCACAGCCTGGGTCTGGTCCATTGCGATCTCAAACTATCGAATTTTCTCGTTTCGTCCGATGACAATGCGGCGTCGGTGCGTCTGATCGATTTTGACTTTCTGATGCCGGCGTATGCCGATCTCGAGCGGCGGATTGTGGGAACGTACGAATACATGGCGCCCGAGATCACGGCCGGAGAACGGGTGAGTCCGGAATCCGACAACTACTCGATCGGGGTTCTTGTGCGCCGCTGTCTTGCCGACGCACCGCCGGATCATCCGCGCGTTCAGGCGCTGGCGACGCTGTCCGAGCAGCTTACGCAGCCGGATGCGCTGGACCGCCCGACATGGCTGCTGGGGGCGGTGGAACGGTCCGGGGCTGTGGATGCCGCAGCCGTTCGGTCGGCAGAGAAGTGCGTGCTGGCGTCGGGGCTGATCATGCGGCTGTACGAAGTCCGGAGTCGATTGGCGGCCGGGTTGATGCGACCGTCGGAATTCCTGAAGGGGCAGAGATGCCTGGGCCTTCCCGACGAGCTGCTGCAGGAGTTGGATCGTGCGTTTGGCCGTTCGCGCCGCAGGACGATTGTCGCCGCCCGGCGGTTCGTTGGCGAGTCGGAAGTTCGCCACCTGGCGGATTCGTGGCATATCTCCGCCCCGGATAAGGCGTACGAGCGGCTCTACGGCGCCCTTGAAGCGGTGGCGTCGCACGACGGACAACACCTGGAACTGCAGAAGTCGGTTGACCTCTCCGATGCGCTTCAGGACGCGCGGAAACTGAGAGCAGAAAACAAACCACTTCGCGCCTATCTGCGCCTGAGTCCGGCGCTCGACCACGCTCGCGGAACAAACGTCGCAGTGTCGGCAGAACTGCGTGCCGACGGACTAATCGAGGCCGGTGAACTGTGTCTTCTGCTCACGCGGTCCGGAGACGCGCTGGCGTGTTTCCGGGAAGCGTCGGGCGTGCTGGCGGCCGGGTCCGACCGGTACTACCGGGCGTGCAGGGCAATGGTGCAAATTGCGGCGACGGTCGGCGAGTCGGCCGGCGCATCGCAACTGGTCGACCGCGTATTAGGGGAGTTTGGTCCGGGGGAACGAACGGCCTGGAAGCTGGAGTTTCGACGGCTGCGGGCGTTCCTGGACGGTTCGCTCGGTCAGCCGCAGAAGGCCGACAAAGACCTTAGTCTGCTGCTGGAGGAGGCGGAAAAGATCGGCGATCTCGAGCTGGTGGCGAAAGTGCATCTCACGTGCTCTGCCGTTAAAAGCCACATGGGCAAGCACGAGGAGGCACGCTTGCATGCCATTCTGTCGGCGGTGACAGCGAGACGGGCGGGATCCACCGACGTGTTATTTAGCGCGTACACGAGTCTGTGTATTCTCGGGCTGGACGCAGCCCGGTACGGGAAGGCCATTCGCTACGGAGAGCGCGCGCTTCGACTTGCCGTCACACCGCTCACCCGGCTGTTTCTCGGGACCCTGCATCTTTCGCTGACGGCCCTGTATGCACGGTTGTCTGAATTCGAGCGTGGCGAGGCGTCACTGAGCGACCTCCGCTCGCTGTTCGCGACTGAGGTGACCAGCGGTCGTCTTGCGCAGTACTATTGGTCGAGGGGCTGTCTGTTGTTGTTCTGGGGGAAACTCCGGGAGGCGGAGACGCATCTCCGTCACGCGCTCTCGATACTGTCGCCGGCGGGATCGTTTCGCGAGTGGAACAACACGCTGACAAACCTCTCCGATCTCGAGTTGTACCGGGGGCGCCATGATCGGTGCCGACGCATGTCCGAGCAGGCGGTGGCGCTTGCCGAGCAATGCGAAGATGTTCCGGCGCGCGCGGAGGCGTACTACCGCCAACTCGTCGTAGCGCTGGTGGAGCACAAGCAGGGGAGCGACGAGGATTACCTCGCGACGCTGTCGCTGCTACTCCGCACGGGGTGTTATGCCAACGGTGCGGTGCTGCTGCTGTTTATGATTCTGTACTGCGATCGTTCGACCGTGCGGCAGGCGCTGAGTATCGCGGCGGACGCGTTTCCCGTGATGGAGTCTTCCGGTGAACCGGTCATGAAGGCGACCGCGCTCTTGCGTGGGATATGCGAAGTTCCGGAGGAAACGCCGACGGACGCCATCCCGGATCTGAAGCGCGCGTACCAGATCCTGATGGCGAACGGGCGGCGGTTTGCGGCGATGCATATTTGCCGCCGTATCGCCGATCTGTACGCGGCGGGGGCGGAATCGAAGGTGGCGCACAAGTTCTATCTGCAGGCCAGGCACCTGGCGGACGCGATGGACAACAGGGTGTTTACGGCTGCGATCGAGCCTGACCTGACCCGGACGAGCGAGCGCGACACACTGGCGGCGGGTCGCCTGCAGGCGTTTTTGAATATATCCCGCATCCTGCGTCGGATCGACAATTACGAGCGGGCGCTGCAGGAAGTTGTACGATTTGCCGCAACCGAGACCGGCGCGGAACGCGGCGTGTTGTTGCTGCAGGCAGCCGGAACGGGCGAGTTCCGGATCAAAACCTCCCTCAACTGCGATCTGCAGAGCCTTCAGGACATAACGGACTTCAGCCGTTCGATACCGGCTTTTGTCGCGCAGCAGAGATCGCCGCTGTTGATCGACGATGCGATGCGCGATGAACGAACGCGCGACTACCGCAGCATAATCGCCCACAATATCCGATCCGTGCTGTGCGTGCCGGTGTGGTCGGACGAAGAACTGGTGGGAGCGCTGTATCTGGACCACCACACGATTCCGGCAATGTTCGACGAATCCGATTTCACATTTGTCACCGCGCTGAGCAACTTTTTGTCGGTGATTCTGGGGGCGGTCGAAAAAGTGCGGACGGTATCGGTGAAAGCGGCGCAGTTGACGGAGGATCTCGTGAGGACGGGCGCAGGCCCGGAGATCATCACGAAAAGCCCGAAAGTCCGCGCGCTGCTGGAGGGGCTGCAGACGCTGGCGCGGACCGGGTCGCCGCTGTTGTTCCAGGGCGAAAGCGGAACCGGCAAGGAATTGTTCTGCGATCTGGTGCACCGGCTCAGCCGCCGCGCCGACCGGCCGTTCGTCAAACTCAATTGTTCGGCGGTGACGGAAACGATGTACGAAGCGGAGTTATTCGGAGTCGCCCGGCGGTCGGTAACGGAGGTTGATGGTCGGCTCGGGAGATTCGAGATGGCCGACGGCGGCACACTGCTGCTCGACGAAGTCGGTGACATGTCGAAAGCGATGCAGGCAAAGGTACTCCGCGTGCTCGAGACCGGGGAGTACGAACGGGTCGGGAATCCGAGAACACATTACTGCGATGTACGCATCATATGTGCAACCAACCGCGATCTGGAGAAGATGGTCGCGACCGGGGAATTCCGCCTGGATTTGCTGTATCGGATCAACCAGATGACCATCGTCCTGCCGCCGCTCCGAGAACGCACGGAAGACATCGCTCCGTTGACCGCGTATTTTCTCGAGAAGTTCTCGCCGACGCCGTCGCACCGGCCGCGAATCGGCGAGGGGATCATGAACCTGTTCATGAGATACCAGTGGCCGGGCAATGTCCGCGAATTGAGAAACGTCATCGAACGGTGCTGCTTGATGCGGCCCGGCAAGGACGTTCGCCTCGAAGACCTGCCGACAGCGCTGCAGGATTTCCGCCGTCCCGAGGTGGTCGACGCGCCGAAGCGTTCGCGGAAGGTGATGCTTGACGCGCTGCGGTCGGCCGACTGGGATGTTGCGGTCGCCAGCCATCGTGCGGGCATACCTTCGAAGGAGCTTCAGGGTCTGGACGAGGTCCAGGAACGCACGTTCATTCGACATCGTCTGGAAACGCACCGGGGCAATATCTCCCGCGCCGCCCGCGCTGCCGGTATTCCGTTGACGACATTTCGCCGCCGCATGAAGCGGTATCACCTGTAG
- a CDS encoding TusE/DsrC/DsvC family sulfur relay protein, whose translation MPTVTDGTKVYPVDESGFLLDSSQWDESFARISAPRAGLSEGLTEAHWQIIRFIRETTAELGRCPLVYQTCKMNDLRLTDLRLLFPAGYLRGACLLAGITYRQAPPGAGDRLDELPGPRDHRQAYEVDALGFLIDPNSWDESYAVGKAAELGMGMLSDSCWKILFWLRQQYKLSGRVPTIYETCEANSLEFDELEQLFPTGYHRGAVKLAGLRVH comes from the coding sequence GTGCCCACGGTAACAGACGGCACCAAAGTATACCCTGTCGATGAGTCCGGCTTTCTGCTGGATTCTTCCCAGTGGGACGAGTCATTCGCCAGGATATCGGCGCCACGGGCCGGTCTGTCCGAGGGGTTGACGGAGGCACACTGGCAGATCATCCGGTTCATTCGGGAGACGACTGCGGAGTTGGGCCGCTGTCCGCTGGTGTATCAGACGTGCAAGATGAACGACCTCCGCCTGACCGATCTTCGTCTGCTATTCCCTGCGGGATATTTGCGCGGCGCGTGTCTGCTGGCCGGTATCACGTATCGCCAGGCGCCGCCGGGAGCCGGCGACCGACTCGACGAGTTGCCGGGACCGAGAGATCATCGGCAAGCGTACGAGGTGGACGCGCTTGGCTTTCTGATTGATCCGAACAGCTGGGACGAGAGCTACGCGGTGGGAAAAGCCGCGGAGCTTGGCATGGGGATGCTGTCGGATTCATGCTGGAAGATCCTGTTCTGGCTCCGGCAGCAATACAAGCTTTCCGGTCGGGTCCCGACCATATACGAGACGTGCGAGGCGAACAGCCTGGAGTTCGATGAACTGGAGCAGTTGTTTCCCACCGGTTATCACCGCGGAGCGGTCAAGCTGGCCGGTCTTCGAGTTCACTAA